The DNA window TAACAATGGCCTTAACGAGCAGCTTAGCAAGGTCCTTGCCGTCAGTTTGAGAAAAGAGCTTCTCGTATGTCAGCTCCTTGAGTTGTTGTTGTGCTGTAGCATCGAGGCGAGTGTAGATATCAGCAACCCGCTCGTCGAATAGCATAAGCACAAACGAGATACCCTCCGAGATGCTCTCCATCAGCTTCTGAAGGGcatgaagagcttgatgttcGGCCTGAAGAGCAACTTCCTCCTGACGACTAGACACATGTTGGAGGTCAGATGGGCCAGACAAGCCTTGGATGAGGCCACGGTTGGTATCAAGGAACCTCCTTAGACGCTCCAAGTTCTCCTGAACAGTATTCAACTTGGAAAGGGGAATTGTAGAACCGATGGTGACACCGCCATTAGGAGAAACACCCGGAGCGATGACTACTGACTTCCACAACTGGCGTACCAGTCGGGAAAGATACAGAGCTAGAGCGTCGTGTCGGGACGAGAGGTTAATAGAATCGGTTGTAAGGGATGAGCTGTCGGTTTCAGCCATCGTAGGCTGCCCACCAAAGTCGACAAATACGGATCGTGCTCGATCTTCAGTTGCCTGGTCGATAGCACGAGCTGCACCAGGTTTAGAGTCACCTCCGTGACCACAAGCAACAGCCAGAGCGGTAGTAACAGTCTCCACGCGACCATAATTGTTAATAAAGCGGCGGCAGACCAGTTCCAACCcctcatctccaacagcACCTCGAATAGCAGAAGCAAAGATATCCACAAAGCGCCTTCGTCGAACGATGTGTACACCAGTGTTGGTGAGAATTGCGAATTCGCTAGGCGCATCGTCGAATTGCACAGCCAACTCATTACCGAAGCCAAGTGGTTGTGGTGCCGCTGCGAAAGGTTTTGTGATTAATccaacagcttcagctcGGCTGCCAATGTCAATCCAGCTGGCAGATTCATGGTATTTGAAAGGAGATGTCGGGGACGTGTTCTTAAGACGTCCCGTCTCAGGTCCAGAAACAAAAAGGGTATCCTCATTGGGATTAGATTCTTTGCTCACAAAATCCAAGAAATATCCAGGGGCAAATCGAGCACCTTGTCGGCTGTAGGACAGCGAGGTAGATTCGGAATCAGTGATCGACTCGCCACCAGGGTAAGTAGATCGACGAGAGGTTTGTCCAGGAGGGAACTTGATGAACTGGACCTGCATACTTTGGGGTGCCAGGTTTGTCGAGGAACCGTAAATGTAGGATGCAGCACTGGTCGCGCTGAAGAATAGACGGCACCCGGTGTTTGTCAGAGCCATCAAGTGAAGCTTGGCCGCTTCCTGCTTGGAGATAGGGCTGATCGAGACAATGCTGACTTGGTCACTCAACAACCTAGATTGGTTGATCATGTGAGCAATGTCGCGAAGACAGTggaccttctccttctcaataACCTTGTTCAGTCGGTCGGGGCCTTCCATATGATATGTTCGAATGGTCGATCGGCTCGAGAGGGTATACACGAGGTTTCTCGAATCGTCGATCACGATATCAACAAGGTGTTCGGGGGTCTTATGAGACCAGAATCCACCTTGCAGTGTGACAACTGAGGACCAGCCGGGATTCGTATGGTTGATCTTACCGCACCTATTTGAAAACCACTTCTCCTCAGATTGATAGTAAAGTTCATTAATGTCGATGTCGTTGCTTCCTCCAAAGAAGATTCGACCGTTGGCAGATCCAGTAATAACACGGACGTCGGTACCACGAAGGGGGAGCTGCATTTTTGTTTGGTAAAGAGATACTGTCTTGGAGCCTGAAGGGGTAGCGGTGGCCGAGACACCTAGCAAAACAATGTCTGAAGAAGTCGCAACGACGAGGATGTgtgtgatggtgttgacgaaAATGCCTGGTTTAGGAGGCACGAGCGCGACAGCTTGGATAGTATGCGGTTGGTCCTCGAACCCGATCAGCTCGGGGTCAGGATGTGTGTAGTCCCATAGAAACAGCGAGTTATCAATAACGACCCAGGCGTGGTTGATCTCGGCAAAGAGTCCCATCAGAGTCTGAAGCTCGCCAGCGTTGTAATGGTCAAAGACTTGGTTCGGAATGGGGTACATCTGAGTTTTGTGGAAGGGGGCCATCGCAGAATCGGTATTTTCAAGGTCGTAGTCGGACGACGCGCCCTCTGGTCCTTGTTAGCTGGTTTCTTCGCCCTCAATCTCTTGTAACCTACGTCGACAGTATGAATCCAAGTCGGGATATCGTCCATCAGACTGGAGACAGGCATTGATGGCCCTGGCCGCCTTGACAACGGGGGGCACATTTTCGGATCGAAGAGGTGGCAGCGCAGTAGGGACAATCAGATTATCGTTGCTAGTTGTCCTTGGTGCAGACGGCGCAGTAGCTGCGACACTTCGCGATGACGAGACAGGCGCCGAGCTCTTATGCGAGACGGCCTGGTTGCTATCGTTGCCGGTGAAGAGCTGTCGGCGCACAGAATCAGAGCCCGACTGAAACCTCGAGGCGACGGCCGGCGTATTCAAGAAGGCGCCTGGAACTGGCCGGACCGGAGTTGTTTGTGGAAACGACATTATGGGCAGTAATATCGAAGCCCTCGGCGGGCCTGCGTAGCTTCACCAGTTTCGTTGCTATACCGCTGTAGGCAGATCGCGGATCATCAAAAGCGACGGACTCAAGGCGCGTGGATGGAATTGCGATCAATATCCCAGCCCCTCGTAATAGCGTGGTAAACCTCGTGGGGGGTTTTCGCTTTCGTCGCGTCGTCGTCGGGTTTGAGATAGAGTCTATAGCGAGAGAAGTACGCTTTGAAGGTGATAAACAATTTGACGAGAGCTTGGGGAGGCTGGATATGGAGCACGGATTTTTCGCGACTGGGGCGTGGCGCTAGGACCGTTTTGGTGCAAGGCTGAGAACAGAGTAACCACGCGTCATGAAAGCTCAAAATCACTGAGAATCAATCTTACAAAATTaatgaagctgaagacaATGTAGTTgtttacctattaattatatctatatatactcATCCAACGACTAACTCTCTGAGCCAATGTACTGGTCTGTTAGCACGCAAGTTCTTGATCCACCTTTCTGCTCTAGGTACTTAGACAAATCCACACCAGAATATGATAATTTTTGTTGCTGGGCAAACACATGTAGCTCAGGTAGTACAATGCACAGGTCTCTTTGTTCCGTAAGCCAACGTTGCCATATATGCACGGCAAACATGAAGGAATGTCTGAGGTCACTGACCCTGTACTTCACGCTTTGAGGCGGTTGCATAATCTGTATACATTACGGTTGTCATACCACAAACTAGCTCTCATGACAGCTGAGTTTACCTCCACAGCTGTTATATTCCTCCTTTTCGATTATATTCCGAGTATTCCCTGACTTCTCACTTCCTTTCTCTTATATCATCCTTCGTTTACTGCTTCTTAGCATCGCGAGCAGCCTTGCGGAGAGCTCTGCGTCGAATGTCCTCGTGCATCCtcttgttgaagaaaatAGTGATTGGACCATTAGCACCAGGAATGTTCTCAATGAACCACAGCATGAAAGCATGGCTCCACCAAGGAGTATAAGTGTTGGGGGCAGTCTGATAACCACCGAGTCCAATCTTGCCAAGAGTAGCCTTGACAAAGTTGCGAGCGTTAGGAACAAGAAGACTAGGGCGGCGGACCTTGCTCATGGCGGTGGTGACAAGGTGGCTCAGGACAAGGTAGACATCGACATTGTGGTCAGCAAGCTCAGCGGAGAGTGCGTTGCTCCACTGCTGGAGGAAAGCCTTGCTACCAGAGTATGTCGCCAATAGAGGAGTAGGAGTCCAGCCACCGAAAGATCCCATGGTGAGGATAAGACCGCGCTTTCGCTGCTTCAGAATAGGAGCAACGACTTGAGTAACTCGGAGAGTACCAATGCAATTGATGGTGACAATGTTCTGaagctcctccttggtggTCTCGAGGAAAGAAACGGGGATGCTGTGGCTCTGGCCaacgttgttgatgagaataccaacatcaagaccagaAATCAGCTCGCTCAAACGCTCGTAGTCCGCATCG is part of the Fusarium fujikuroi IMI 58289 draft genome, chromosome FFUJ_chr07 genome and encodes:
- a CDS encoding related to NUP170-nuclear pore protein, which produces MSFPQTTPVRPVPGAFLNTPAVASRFQSGSDSVRRQLFTGNDSNQAVSHKSSAPVSSSRSVAATAPSAPRTTSNDNLIVPTALPPLRSENVPPVVKAARAINACLQSDGRYPDLDSYCRQGASSDYDLENTDSAMAPFHKTQMYPIPNQVFDHYNAGELQTLMGLFAEINHAWVVIDNSLFLWDYTHPDPELIGFEDQPHTIQAVALVPPKPGIFVNTITHILVVATSSDIVLLGVSATATPSGSKTVSLYQTKMQLPLRGTDVRVITGSANGRIFFGGSNDIDINELYYQSEEKWFSNRCGKINHTNPGWSSVVTLQGGFWSHKTPEHLVDIVIDDSRNLVYTLSSRSTIRTYHMEGPDRLNKVIEKEKVHCLRDIAHMINQSRLLSDQVSIVSISPISKQEAAKLHLMALTNTGCRLFFSATSAASYIYGSSTNLAPQSMQVQFIKFPPGQTSRRSTYPGGESITDSESTSLSYSRQGARFAPGYFLDFVSKESNPNEDTLFVSGPETGRLKNTSPTSPFKYHESASWIDIGSRAEAVGLITKPFAAAPQPLGFGNELAVQFDDAPSEFAILTNTGVHIVRRRRFVDIFASAIRGAVGDEGLELVCRRFINNYGRVETVTTALAVACGHGGDSKPGAARAIDQATEDRARSVFVDFGGQPTMAETDSSSLTTDSINLSSRHDALALYLSRLVRQLWKSVVIAPGVSPNGGVTIGSTIPLSKLNTVQENLERLRRFLDTNRGLIQGLSGPSDLQHVSSRQEEVALQAEHQALHALQKLMESISEGISFVLMLFDERVADIYTRLDATAQQQLKELTYEKLFSQTDGKDLAKLLVKAIVNRNIESGSNVETVADALRRRCGSFCSPDDVVTFKAQEQLKRASDQPLQTNQSRSLLHESLRLFEKVAGSLTFANLQSAVEQYIALKYYAGAIQLCLVVAREKDRGNTALSWVNDGKPSGDPRANAFNDRKRCYDMIHDVLSHLDAASSSEPEMVDGRLTLIATKRLEAYEVVNGSDDEVFHFDLYEWYIQQGWTDRILAIDSPHVITFLQRLAGTNIEHADLLCRFYTNRSRFFDAAEVQAELANSDFPISIKDRIRLLSLAKANANVSTTGVSRQQQQLLNHSVTELLEIAHIQDDLLERLRADDRIDPERGLEIEEALKGKIQGLSELFNDYADQAGYYDLCLLIYHVADYRNHMTISGTWSNLIQQTHDEVMSRLENSEPGMPSPPLPYESVTSKIQNIAHRTSLDSFIFPIQDLLPELCRYAVAYQQDATIGADPTWPVQLFLTLGVSHDMIVRVLEGVFDSQDYGFSGSVRNRMIELIVYVVNDWVAEARRRGGAGKGGAIGPSVADLLKRCDAALPPPGHGNNAGGADLADVRRVLKLLKREVDGLSQRVPTGSLRFA
- a CDS encoding 17-beta-hydroxysteroid dehydrogenase-like protein, with the translated sequence MDAITNFLHDVPQPLQWGLAGIGALFLGSKILSYLQLVLSAFVLGGTNLRKYGKPGTWAVITGASDGLGKEYALQLAAKGFNLVLVSRTLSKLESLSAEIQQKYPGKSLQVKVLDMDFSQNNDADYERLSELISGLDVGILINNVGQSHSIPVSFLETTKEELQNIVTINCIGTLRVTQVVAPILKQRKRGLILTMGSFGGWTPTPLLATYSGSKAFLQQWSNALSAELADHNVDVYLVLSHLVTTAMSKVRRPSLLVPNARNFVKATLGKIGLGGYQTAPNTYTPWWSHAFMLWFIENIPGANGPITIFFNKRMHEDIRRRALRKAARDAKKQ